In the Victivallis sp. Marseille-Q1083 genome, one interval contains:
- a CDS encoding glycoside hydrolase family 20 zincin-like fold domain-containing protein, giving the protein MHLIPAVARQATRPGRLFVGKLETIKLPVPLSESLLMLAGSLADEMAAAVGSRPRIVPADCPVPGGAVEIVYDPAMTGLEHYTLEVQEQAVVIRSKTERGCFYGMQTLRQLIRGEGALLPLTAIDDEPCFPNRGFYHDCTRSKVPTLATLMALVDKLAYYKINQLQLYIEHTFAFAGHSDIWAGCDPLTAEEILQLDRHCRLRQVELVPSLSTFGHFYMVLRSKRKEHLNELPVNASELPFSYHDRMAHYTLDCLNPESLELVRKMLAEFIPLFSSRYFNICCDETFDLGKGRNRAAAEAAGGAGKLYLDFLRKVIDIVGGYGKTAMFWGDVILETPELIKALPPGTIALDWDYSMESRRNDTGRFQAAEVPFYVCPGVSGWNQCVANIVVASANITSSAVKGKKFGAIGLLNTDWGDHGHINPLGTSFHGLAHGAAAGWNPEAALDFAAFDRDFEVLELGLPSGGFCALWREFFNIALCSWWHVQVLFDPSLGMDSAFAGDVRKATAGKLPAAIAELEKLLVKLTAALSAAAPLDPLEKAELLVGFQGQLLMHKIILALQEPAAQPPWRTADELRRYERDLSDLWHRRNRPGEYFRFRSELLQIGDALDALGRSGN; this is encoded by the coding sequence ATGCATTTGATCCCTGCGGTCGCCAGGCAGGCGACCCGTCCCGGAAGGTTGTTCGTCGGCAAATTGGAAACGATTAAATTGCCGGTGCCGCTGTCGGAGTCGCTGTTGATGCTGGCCGGCAGCCTGGCCGATGAGATGGCGGCGGCCGTCGGCAGCCGGCCCCGGATTGTGCCGGCCGATTGTCCGGTGCCGGGCGGTGCCGTCGAGATCGTCTACGACCCGGCGATGACCGGATTGGAACATTATACGCTGGAGGTTCAGGAGCAGGCGGTCGTCATCCGGTCGAAGACGGAACGGGGTTGTTTTTACGGGATGCAGACGCTGCGTCAGTTGATCCGCGGCGAGGGGGCGTTGCTGCCGTTGACCGCCATCGACGATGAACCCTGTTTTCCGAATCGCGGTTTTTATCACGACTGTACCCGCAGCAAAGTGCCGACTTTGGCGACGCTGATGGCGCTGGTCGACAAACTTGCCTATTACAAAATCAATCAGCTTCAGCTTTATATCGAACATACTTTTGCCTTCGCCGGACATTCCGATATCTGGGCCGGTTGTGATCCGCTGACGGCGGAAGAAATTTTGCAGTTGGACCGCCATTGCCGGCTGCGCCAGGTCGAACTGGTGCCGTCTTTGAGCACATTCGGGCACTTTTACATGGTGCTGCGCAGCAAGCGCAAGGAGCATTTGAACGAATTGCCGGTCAACGCTTCGGAATTGCCATTTTCCTATCACGACCGCATGGCGCACTACACGCTGGACTGCCTGAATCCGGAGTCGTTGGAGCTGGTCCGGAAAATGCTGGCCGAATTCATCCCGCTGTTCAGTTCGCGTTATTTCAATATCTGCTGCGATGAAACCTTCGACCTCGGCAAAGGACGTAACCGGGCGGCGGCTGAAGCGGCCGGCGGCGCCGGGAAGCTTTATCTGGATTTTCTCAGGAAGGTGATCGATATTGTCGGCGGATATGGCAAGACGGCGATGTTCTGGGGCGATGTCATTCTGGAGACGCCGGAATTGATCAAAGCGTTGCCGCCGGGAACCATTGCGCTGGATTGGGATTACAGCATGGAGTCCCGGCGCAACGATACCGGCCGTTTTCAGGCGGCCGAAGTGCCGTTCTATGTTTGTCCGGGCGTCAGCGGCTGGAACCAGTGCGTCGCCAATATCGTCGTGGCGTCGGCCAATATCACCTCCTCGGCGGTCAAAGGAAAGAAATTCGGCGCCATCGGGCTGTTGAATACCGATTGGGGCGATCATGGACATATCAATCCGCTCGGCACCTCGTTCCATGGCCTCGCACATGGCGCCGCTGCCGGTTGGAATCCGGAAGCGGCGCTGGACTTTGCCGCATTCGACCGTGATTTTGAAGTTTTGGAACTGGGATTGCCGTCCGGCGGTTTCTGTGCGCTGTGGCGGGAATTTTTCAATATCGCACTCTGTTCGTGGTGGCATGTCCAGGTGCTGTTCGATCCGTCGCTCGGCATGGATTCGGCGTTCGCCGGTGACGTTCGAAAGGCGACGGCGGGAAAATTACCGGCCGCAATCGCCGAACTGGAAAAATTGCTGGTCAAATTGACTGCGGCGTTATCCGCCGCCGCGCCGTTGGACCCGCTGGAAAAAGCGGAGTTGCTGGTGGGATTTCAAGGACAGTTGCTGATGCATAAAATTATATTGGCGCTGCAGGAGCCGGCGGCCCAACCGCCGTGGCGGACGGCGGATGAATTGCGCAGATACGAACGGGATTTGAGTGATTTGTGGCATCGCCGCAACCGACCGGGCGAATATTTCCGTTTCCGCAGCGAGTTGCTGCAGATCGGGGACGCGCTGGATGCGCTGGGGCGTTCCGGCAATTGA
- the nadA gene encoding quinolinate synthase NadA yields the protein MERTQLVDKINRLRKECNAVILAHNYVLGEVQEIADFVGDSLELSIKAAGVTAGVIVFCGVKFMAETAKILSPEKMVLHPVPQAGCPMADMATAEQVRALKRRHPDAVVVCYVNSTAEVKAEVDICCTSANAAKIVAAIPADREIIFMPDCNLGANIAAELRRKLILWPGCCPVHQRLTPEMVRRRRREFPNAALFVHPECAPEVVALADAALSTGGMLRYVRESEAKEFIVGTEQGIIYRLARENPDKTFVALSEQAICPDMKLTTLEDVLAALEKKQYQVDLPADILTRARLPISRMLEASV from the coding sequence ATGGAGCGCACACAGCTTGTCGATAAGATCAACCGCTTGCGGAAGGAATGCAATGCGGTAATTCTGGCCCACAATTATGTTTTGGGGGAAGTGCAGGAAATTGCCGATTTCGTCGGTGATTCTCTGGAATTGTCGATCAAAGCGGCCGGGGTTACGGCCGGGGTGATCGTCTTTTGCGGGGTCAAATTCATGGCGGAGACGGCGAAAATTCTATCGCCGGAAAAAATGGTCCTTCATCCGGTTCCGCAAGCCGGCTGCCCGATGGCCGACATGGCCACGGCGGAACAGGTGCGGGCGCTGAAAAGGCGGCATCCGGATGCTGTGGTGGTATGTTATGTCAACAGTACGGCTGAAGTCAAGGCAGAGGTGGATATTTGCTGTACTTCCGCCAACGCGGCTAAGATTGTCGCGGCGATTCCGGCCGACCGGGAAATTATTTTCATGCCGGATTGCAACCTCGGCGCCAACATTGCCGCCGAATTGCGGCGGAAGCTGATCTTGTGGCCGGGCTGCTGTCCGGTGCATCAGCGGTTGACGCCGGAGATGGTCCGGCGGCGTCGGCGGGAATTTCCGAATGCCGCACTGTTCGTCCATCCGGAATGCGCGCCGGAGGTGGTGGCGCTGGCCGATGCGGCACTGTCCACTGGCGGCATGCTGCGTTATGTCCGGGAGAGCGAAGCGAAGGAGTTTATCGTCGGGACGGAGCAGGGGATCATCTATCGCCTGGCCAGGGAAAATCCGGACAAGACTTTTGTCGCGCTGTCCGAACAGGCGATTTGCCCGGATATGAAACTGACGACGTTGGAAGACGTGCTAGCCGCGCTGGAGAAGAAACAATATCAGGTCGATTTGCCGGCGGATATTCTGACCCGGGCCAGATTGCCGATCAGCCGGATGCTGGAAGCGTCCGTCTGA
- the rd gene encoding rubredoxin, producing MQKYVCDVCGYVYDPAVGDPDNGIKAGTAFADLPEDWVCPECGAGKSDFSPVD from the coding sequence ATGCAAAAGTATGTCTGTGATGTGTGCGGTTACGTGTACGATCCGGCCGTCGGCGATCCCGACAATGGCATCAAAGCCGGAACGGCTTTCGCCGACCTGCCGGAAGACTGGGTCTGTCCGGAATGCGGCGCCGGCAAAAGCGATTTTTCGCCGGTCGATTGA
- a CDS encoding FprA family A-type flavoprotein, which yields MSDYLKAVKITEKVYWVGAIDWDIRNFHGYATQRGTTYNAFLVLDEKVTLIDTVKAPFFSELMARISSVIDPKKIDYIVSNHSEMDHSGSLPAAVQAIQPEKVFASPMGEKDLKGHFHDALNLTVVKTGDKISLGSNNLSFVETKMLHWPDSMVSYLDGEKILFSQDAFGMHLAGTPLYADEYPSYIIETEAKKYFANILLLQAPKILDLLNQLPGLNLDIRLLAPDHGPLWRRDIGRILELYRQYALQEGKRKAVVIFDTMWHSTEKLAASITDGIRQAGIEVEQICMASSDRSAVMTRLMDAGLLVVGSPTMNNNVFPTVADVLTYMRGLKPQNLLGGAFGSFGWSGEAPKQIAQELTNMGVEQPLAPLTVKYVPTGEDLARAFEFGNQLGGRLVARNNH from the coding sequence ATGAGCGATTACTTGAAAGCGGTGAAAATCACCGAGAAAGTCTATTGGGTCGGTGCGATCGACTGGGACATCCGGAATTTTCACGGCTATGCCACCCAGCGGGGTACTACTTACAACGCCTTTTTGGTGCTGGATGAGAAGGTTACCCTGATCGATACGGTGAAAGCGCCATTTTTCAGTGAATTGATGGCGCGTATCAGCTCCGTCATCGATCCGAAAAAAATCGACTATATCGTTTCCAATCATTCGGAAATGGATCATTCCGGTTCGCTCCCGGCGGCCGTCCAGGCCATTCAGCCGGAAAAAGTCTTCGCTTCTCCGATGGGCGAAAAAGACCTGAAGGGGCATTTTCACGACGCGTTGAATTTGACGGTGGTCAAAACCGGAGACAAAATCAGCCTGGGCAGCAACAACCTAAGCTTTGTCGAAACCAAAATGCTGCACTGGCCGGACAGTATGGTCAGCTACCTGGATGGCGAAAAGATTCTCTTTTCCCAGGATGCTTTCGGCATGCATCTGGCCGGGACGCCGCTTTATGCCGATGAATATCCGTCGTATATCATCGAAACGGAAGCCAAGAAATATTTCGCCAACATTCTGTTGCTGCAGGCGCCCAAAATTCTGGACCTGCTGAACCAGTTGCCGGGGTTGAATCTGGATATCCGCCTGCTGGCTCCGGACCACGGTCCGCTGTGGCGCAGGGATATCGGCCGGATTCTGGAACTGTACCGGCAATACGCGCTGCAGGAGGGCAAACGCAAGGCGGTGGTGATCTTCGACACGATGTGGCATTCGACCGAAAAATTGGCCGCCTCCATTACCGACGGCATCCGCCAGGCCGGAATCGAGGTGGAGCAGATCTGCATGGCCAGCAGCGACCGCAGCGCGGTGATGACCAGGCTGATGGACGCCGGATTGCTCGTCGTCGGCAGCCCGACGATGAACAACAACGTTTTCCCGACCGTCGCCGACGTGCTGACTTACATGCGCGGTCTGAAGCCGCAGAACCTGCTGGGCGGCGCATTCGGCTCGTTCGGCTGGAGCGGCGAAGCCCCCAAACAGATTGCCCAGGAATTGACCAATATGGGCGTTGAACAGCCGTTGGCGCCGCTGACGGTGAAATATGTGCCGACCGGTGAAGACCTGGCGCGGGCATTTGAATTCGGCAATCAATTGGGCGGCCGGTTGGTCGCTCGCAACAACCATTAA
- a CDS encoding desulfoferrodoxin family protein, with protein sequence MNKMYQSADHGVLVEVVGHGPGGECLELKCGDQPMKEIVANTVDAAKEKHVPVVEGDEKGVKVKVGSVPHPMTPEHYIEWIEVINGPYVNRKYLKPGEQPEAEFYVPRHAHIVVRAFCNLHGLWQA encoded by the coding sequence ATGAACAAGATGTATCAAAGCGCGGATCACGGAGTTCTCGTTGAAGTGGTCGGGCACGGCCCCGGCGGGGAATGTCTGGAATTGAAATGCGGCGACCAGCCGATGAAGGAGATCGTCGCCAATACCGTCGATGCGGCCAAGGAAAAACATGTCCCGGTCGTCGAGGGCGATGAAAAAGGCGTCAAAGTCAAAGTCGGTTCGGTGCCGCACCCGATGACGCCGGAGCATTACATCGAGTGGATCGAAGTGATCAACGGGCCTTACGTCAACCGGAAATATTTGAAGCCGGGCGAACAGCCGGAAGCGGAATTTTATGTGCCGCGTCATGCGCATATCGTAGTGCGGGCATTCTGCAATCTGCACGGATTGTGGCAGGCCTGA
- a CDS encoding transcriptional repressor — MNKTAQREAILEELRSVDTHPTADELYVMLRRRMPQISLGTVYRNLEQLSQLGVIQKLATTGKQKRFDGNVHFHHHMRCEKCDAVVDLHEATLQQVDMALMEVLPKVGCSGFYLEFFGVCRKCRQAELK; from the coding sequence ATGAACAAAACCGCCCAACGCGAAGCAATTCTAGAGGAGTTGCGCAGTGTCGACACTCATCCGACGGCCGATGAGCTTTACGTCATGCTGCGCCGCCGAATGCCGCAAATCAGTTTGGGGACGGTCTATCGCAATCTGGAACAGCTCTCCCAATTGGGAGTCATCCAGAAGCTGGCGACGACCGGAAAACAGAAACGTTTCGACGGCAATGTGCATTTTCACCATCACATGCGTTGTGAAAAATGCGATGCGGTGGTAGATCTGCATGAAGCGACGTTGCAGCAGGTGGACATGGCGCTGATGGAAGTGCTGCCGAAAGTCGGCTGCAGTGGCTTTTATCTGGAATTTTTCGGCGTCTGCCGCAAATGTCGTCAGGCTGAACTGAAATAA
- the rpsO gene encoding 30S ribosomal protein S15, protein MDKAAKTAIVTKYARQEGDTGSPEVQVAILTQRISELTEHLRNNKKDHSTRRGLLAMVSRRKKLLAYLARTDHDRYLSLTDELAIRRK, encoded by the coding sequence ATGGACAAAGCTGCCAAGACGGCAATCGTCACCAAGTATGCCCGGCAGGAAGGCGACACCGGTTCTCCGGAAGTACAGGTCGCGATCCTGACTCAGCGCATCAGCGAACTGACCGAGCATTTGCGCAACAACAAGAAAGATCACAGCACCCGCCGCGGCCTGTTGGCCATGGTCAGCCGCCGCAAAAAGTTGCTGGCTTACCTGGCGCGTACCGATCATGACCGGTATTTGAGCTTGACTGACGAATTGGCGATCCGCCGCAAATAA
- a CDS encoding N-acetylmuramoyl-L-alanine amidase family protein, with the protein MKSFSWLLASSAAMLSLCFGTGCAVDQWGNYMQSAFDSDLEMRNGVLVQQQLLDDNEYNNQYKRPGPMKELKYVTIHNTYNFGPAINERNYLNNRRDKAYISFHYAVDENGAIQILRDDERGWHAGDGDGPGNANSIAIEICRSRCYDDRDGEYRGAEANAVKLAAWLLDRYQLSDEALKMHQDWSGKFCPHRILEEQRWDEFKARVKAARRH; encoded by the coding sequence ATGAAATCATTCAGTTGGTTACTGGCTTCATCGGCCGCCATGCTGAGCCTCTGCTTCGGCACCGGCTGCGCGGTCGATCAGTGGGGAAATTATATGCAGAGCGCCTTCGATTCCGACCTGGAAATGCGCAACGGCGTCCTCGTTCAACAGCAGTTGCTCGACGACAACGAATACAACAATCAGTACAAACGTCCCGGCCCGATGAAGGAACTGAAATATGTCACCATTCACAATACCTATAATTTCGGCCCGGCCATCAACGAACGCAATTATTTGAACAACCGTCGCGACAAGGCGTACATTTCGTTTCACTACGCCGTCGATGAAAACGGCGCCATCCAGATCCTCCGCGACGACGAACGCGGCTGGCATGCCGGCGACGGCGACGGTCCCGGCAATGCCAACAGCATCGCCATTGAAATCTGCCGCAGCCGCTGCTATGATGACCGCGACGGCGAATACCGCGGCGCGGAAGCCAATGCCGTCAAGTTGGCTGCCTGGCTGCTCGACCGCTATCAATTGAGTGACGAGGCGCTGAAAATGCATCAGGATTGGAGCGGCAAATTCTGTCCGCACCGCATTCTGGAGGAACAGCGCTGGGATGAATTCAAAGCAAGAGTCAAAGCGGCGCGCCGCCATTGA
- a CDS encoding 4Fe-4S binding protein — MAAKVDSATCTGCETCVNTCPVNAIAMQDGVAVVNAGECIDCGACAGECPVEAISMD; from the coding sequence ATGGCTGCTAAAGTTGATTCCGCTACCTGCACCGGTTGCGAAACCTGTGTCAATACCTGTCCGGTTAATGCGATTGCCATGCAGGATGGCGTCGCCGTTGTCAACGCCGGTGAATGCATCGATTGCGGCGCTTGCGCCGGCGAATGTCCGGTCGAAGCGATTTCGATGGACTGA
- a CDS encoding DinB family protein, whose product MKYFGNGLSEQHKELSHMIRKAAELERSKALFLEIHAKLHLSSVSNTEKNEVDDLLCDLDRNEYAIMPTSKDETIAWVLWHIARLEDLTMNILVAQKEQIFNQEWKKRLNVAITDTGNALSDDEIMELSREINIGELLHYRNAVGQRTREIISALNAVDIKRKVRLADLDIILSAGGVTQQETSKWLLDFWGKKDVAGLLLMPPTRDVMLHLNDCCKWKEYIRTKKKFYRSGITIPATNGNSPGM is encoded by the coding sequence ATGAAGTATTTTGGAAATGGATTAAGCGAACAGCACAAAGAATTAAGTCATATGATCCGCAAGGCAGCAGAGCTAGAACGGTCCAAGGCTCTGTTTTTAGAAATTCATGCGAAACTACATCTTTCCAGCGTATCGAATACAGAAAAAAACGAAGTTGATGATCTATTGTGCGATTTGGATAGGAACGAATATGCTATTATGCCGACAAGCAAAGATGAAACAATAGCGTGGGTTTTATGGCATATCGCCAGACTTGAAGATTTGACAATGAATATATTGGTCGCCCAGAAAGAACAGATATTTAATCAAGAATGGAAAAAGCGGCTAAACGTTGCAATTACAGATACCGGCAATGCCCTCTCTGATGATGAAATCATGGAGTTGAGCAGGGAGATCAATATTGGTGAATTGCTTCATTACAGAAACGCTGTCGGGCAAAGGACAAGAGAAATTATTAGTGCCTTAAACGCAGTTGATATTAAAAGAAAAGTCCGCCTGGCTGATTTAGATATCATACTTTCAGCAGGCGGTGTCACACAGCAAGAAACCTCAAAATGGCTACTGGATTTTTGGGGTAAAAAAGATGTCGCGGGACTTTTGCTTATGCCGCCCACTCGCGATGTAATGCTTCATCTAAATGATTGCTGTAAATGGAAAGAATATATCAGAACAAAAAAGAAGTTTTACAGAAGTGGAATAACGATCCCAGCCACAAATGGAAACAGCCCCGGCATGTGA
- a CDS encoding SpoIIE family protein phosphatase encodes MKIGIRTKILLAILLPLLATFIVLWILSFRSLVGLNAKALAQCQAIGDNAVRDSRTALIGMARTHLRDFATDQAAITDVKFKHIAAEVESAAALSRELMARPHAGGNVLLYSAVNTPPLDKRQYSSLYFAPEVATETVQAAMPPLSQLHEMFKFMFANLDSVVLAYLGTVDGVELQYPWSHTPLAYDPRQRGWFKSAAAHPGETCWSAPYASASLDNKLVISCSRAIQDADGKLFGVLALDISVEAVIHDFISTQEMRRGSAFLLNDSGEIIAQEGMDLLGQGWNLQVDLVNLLHSEETQLQQLAAEMIALNSGCLRLPLGDTVYYVGYAPVASTDWSLAVVLPEADILKQSHCIEETIATESNRLEEEFQLSIHHQLFMYILSSAGILAVALSCGYVLSNRLTRPMALLKQATDQIGSGDLDCQITLHTGDELEELAGTLNSMSANLKQYIQNLEAATLREQRIENDLRVATEIQQSMLPDAANSLPGHPEIALYALVIPAREVGGDLYDFVLTDDRHLYCCVGDVAGKGIPAALFMATAHTILQGLALQQSPPDQVLLKANNVLAKSNAATMFLTVFCGILDCVSGVFTFSNAGHNPPLLLHADHSAEFFVLPPGMPLGTMPQQEGVYQLGTVKLTPGDRLLLYTDGVTEAMNADGELWGEQRLKAAAEAAAGSCRTPRELIEAILQAVRAHAGNAPQSDDLTMLLLQYNGLR; translated from the coding sequence ATGAAAATCGGCATCCGAACGAAAATTTTACTGGCAATCCTGTTGCCTTTGCTGGCCACTTTTATCGTCCTGTGGATTCTGTCATTCCGCAGCCTGGTCGGTTTGAACGCCAAAGCATTGGCGCAATGCCAGGCAATCGGCGACAATGCCGTCCGGGACAGCCGGACGGCATTGATCGGCATGGCCCGCACCCATTTGCGCGATTTCGCGACCGACCAAGCCGCCATTACCGATGTCAAATTCAAGCATATCGCCGCCGAAGTGGAAAGCGCCGCGGCACTCAGCCGGGAGTTGATGGCGCGGCCGCATGCCGGCGGCAATGTACTGCTCTATTCGGCCGTAAACACGCCGCCGCTGGACAAGCGGCAATATTCTTCGCTCTATTTCGCGCCGGAAGTCGCGACGGAGACCGTCCAGGCGGCCATGCCGCCGCTGTCGCAACTGCATGAAATGTTCAAATTCATGTTTGCCAACCTCGATTCGGTTGTTCTGGCCTACCTGGGGACGGTCGACGGCGTGGAGCTGCAGTATCCCTGGAGCCATACCCCGCTGGCTTATGATCCGCGCCAGCGGGGCTGGTTTAAAAGCGCCGCCGCCCACCCGGGGGAAACCTGCTGGTCGGCGCCTTACGCCTCCGCCTCGCTGGACAACAAGCTGGTCATCAGTTGCAGCCGGGCCATTCAGGACGCCGACGGCAAATTGTTCGGCGTTCTCGCGCTGGACATCAGCGTGGAAGCGGTAATCCATGACTTCATCAGTACCCAGGAGATGCGCCGGGGCTCGGCATTCCTCCTGAACGACAGCGGTGAAATCATCGCCCAGGAGGGCATGGATTTGCTGGGCCAGGGCTGGAATTTGCAGGTCGACCTGGTCAATCTTCTGCACAGCGAAGAAACGCAGTTGCAGCAGTTGGCCGCAGAGATGATCGCACTGAACAGCGGCTGCCTGCGGCTGCCGCTCGGCGATACGGTCTATTATGTCGGTTATGCGCCGGTGGCCAGTACCGACTGGAGCCTGGCGGTCGTGCTGCCGGAAGCGGATATTCTGAAACAGTCGCACTGCATCGAAGAAACCATCGCCACCGAAAGCAACCGGCTGGAAGAGGAATTCCAGTTGTCCATCCACCATCAACTGTTCATGTACATCCTCAGTTCCGCCGGCATTCTGGCGGTCGCGTTGAGTTGCGGTTACGTCCTGTCCAACCGTTTGACCAGGCCGATGGCGCTGCTGAAACAGGCCACCGATCAGATCGGCAGCGGCGATCTCGACTGTCAAATTACGCTGCACACCGGCGACGAACTGGAAGAGCTGGCCGGAACTCTGAACAGCATGTCGGCCAATTTGAAACAATACATTCAGAATCTTGAAGCGGCAACTTTGCGCGAACAGCGGATCGAAAACGATCTGCGGGTGGCGACCGAAATTCAGCAATCAATGTTGCCGGACGCCGCCAATTCCCTCCCCGGCCACCCGGAAATCGCGCTTTACGCGCTGGTCATTCCGGCCCGGGAAGTCGGCGGCGACCTGTACGATTTCGTTTTGACCGATGACCGGCATTTGTATTGCTGCGTCGGCGATGTCGCCGGCAAAGGAATTCCGGCGGCACTGTTCATGGCGACCGCCCACACGATCCTGCAGGGGCTGGCCCTGCAGCAGTCGCCGCCGGACCAGGTTCTGCTGAAAGCGAATAACGTCTTGGCCAAGAGCAATGCCGCCACGATGTTCCTCACCGTCTTCTGCGGCATCCTGGACTGCGTCTCGGGGGTTTTCACCTTCAGCAACGCCGGCCACAACCCGCCGCTGCTGCTGCATGCCGACCACTCCGCCGAATTCTTCGTGCTGCCGCCGGGCATGCCGTTGGGAACCATGCCGCAGCAGGAAGGCGTTTATCAGCTCGGGACGGTGAAACTGACGCCCGGCGACCGGCTGCTTCTTTACACCGACGGCGTCACCGAGGCGATGAACGCCGACGGCGAACTCTGGGGCGAACAACGTTTGAAAGCGGCGGCGGAAGCGGCGGCAGGTTCCTGCCGGACGCCGCGGGAGCTGATCGAAGCAATCCTTCAGGCCGTCCGGGCGCATGCCGGCAACGCGCCGCAATCCGACGATCTGACCATGCTGCTTCTGCAATACAATGGCCTGCGCTGA
- a CDS encoding DMT family transporter has product MLIGILWGLATAGIQAFCYLLARHYLTRYGSPRQLLFVSQLFLGIFSLFGVGILLPGELLKQWQLYPAWLLCSGGYLVGQFTFFAAQRKVESSRLASLYSVKMIVVAIFSAWIIGEALNPGRWLGILLAVAAVFIINYSRQSGFDCRGLGVLAVAIVGFALSDIGAKLLLDRERALGMSFVAAGMLTVSLNFLLAAVLLLPAIGKHLPPWHGFRPALPYAVCWYAGVMGTFVCMGILGATFGNVVQSSRGIIALLLGILVARLGYGHLESRATRQVWIQRSVGAGLMCGAIALFALNS; this is encoded by the coding sequence ATGCTAATCGGCATTCTCTGGGGACTGGCGACCGCCGGAATCCAGGCTTTTTGCTACTTGCTGGCCAGGCATTATCTGACCAGGTACGGCTCCCCCCGGCAATTGTTGTTTGTTTCCCAGTTGTTTCTGGGGATTTTTTCGCTTTTCGGGGTGGGGATATTATTGCCGGGCGAGTTGCTGAAACAATGGCAGCTTTATCCGGCCTGGCTGTTGTGTTCCGGCGGTTATCTGGTCGGACAATTCACCTTTTTTGCTGCGCAGCGCAAAGTCGAAAGTTCCCGCCTGGCTTCGCTTTACAGCGTCAAGATGATCGTCGTGGCGATTTTTTCCGCCTGGATCATCGGCGAGGCGCTGAATCCGGGACGCTGGCTGGGCATCCTGTTGGCCGTCGCGGCGGTCTTCATCATCAATTATTCCCGGCAAAGTGGTTTCGATTGCCGCGGACTGGGGGTGCTGGCGGTCGCCATCGTCGGTTTTGCGCTGTCCGATATCGGGGCTAAATTGCTGCTGGACCGGGAACGGGCGCTGGGGATGTCGTTTGTGGCGGCCGGAATGCTGACCGTGTCGCTGAACTTCCTGCTGGCGGCGGTTCTGCTGCTGCCGGCCATCGGCAAACACTTGCCGCCGTGGCACGGTTTCCGGCCGGCTTTGCCCTATGCGGTCTGCTGGTATGCCGGGGTGATGGGCACTTTTGTCTGCATGGGGATCCTGGGCGCGACGTTCGGCAATGTCGTACAGTCGAGCCGGGGCATTATCGCCTTGCTGCTCGGTATCCTGGTCGCCCGGTTGGGATATGGTCACCTGGAAAGCAGGGCGACGCGGCAGGTGTGGATCCAAAGAAGCGTCGGCGCCGGTCTGATGTGCGGCGCCATTGCCCTGTTCGCTCTGAATTCCTGA